Proteins encoded within one genomic window of Bacillus sp. 1NLA3E:
- the yfmH gene encoding EF-P 5-aminopentanol modification-associated protein YfmH yields the protein MNKITFDQLQEELYFKKMDNGLQVYILPKKGFNKTFATFTTKYGSIDDHFVPLGKTEYARVPDGIAHFLEHKLFEKEDGDVFQQFSRQGASANAFTSFTRTAYLFSSTSDVERNLETLIDFVQDPYFTEKTVEKEKGIIGQEITMYDDNPDWRLYFGLIENMYHNHPVKIDIAGTIKSIADITKDLLYECYNTFYHPSNMLLFIVGPVNPEEMMKQITENQAKKDYHAQSEIKRKIDEEPVSVAEKHKVLKMNVQTSKCLVGIKALNNRLSGEQMLKHELTINVLLDLLFGKSSENYNSLYSEGLIDETFSFDYTLENGFGFAMVGGDTSDPDKLAETIKAMFFKSQKGGTFSEEALNRAVKKKIGSFLRAVNSPEYIANQFTRYAFNEMDLFAVVPTLEKITLEDVEKEATELIAEERFTVCQVVPKSN from the coding sequence ATGAATAAAATAACCTTCGACCAACTTCAGGAAGAACTTTATTTCAAGAAAATGGACAATGGATTACAAGTATATATTTTACCGAAAAAAGGGTTCAATAAAACATTTGCTACTTTTACAACAAAATACGGTTCGATCGATGATCATTTTGTCCCGCTCGGAAAGACTGAGTATGCCAGGGTACCAGATGGTATTGCTCATTTCTTGGAACATAAGTTGTTTGAAAAAGAAGATGGCGACGTCTTTCAGCAATTTAGTCGACAGGGCGCTTCAGCTAATGCGTTTACTTCGTTTACACGAACAGCTTATTTATTTTCTAGCACATCCGATGTGGAACGAAATTTAGAAACACTGATTGATTTCGTTCAAGATCCCTATTTTACCGAAAAGACGGTCGAAAAAGAAAAAGGAATTATTGGCCAGGAAATAACTATGTATGATGACAATCCTGATTGGCGTCTTTATTTCGGATTAATTGAAAATATGTATCACAATCATCCTGTAAAAATTGATATTGCAGGGACGATAAAGTCGATTGCTGACATCACCAAGGATTTATTGTACGAATGTTACAATACGTTCTATCATCCAAGTAACATGTTATTGTTTATAGTAGGACCAGTAAATCCAGAGGAAATGATGAAACAGATAACCGAAAACCAGGCGAAAAAGGACTATCATGCCCAATCTGAAATAAAGCGAAAAATTGATGAGGAGCCTGTTTCAGTAGCGGAAAAACATAAAGTTTTAAAAATGAATGTGCAAACCTCAAAATGCCTTGTTGGCATAAAGGCACTTAATAACAGGCTTTCAGGTGAGCAAATGTTAAAACATGAATTAACGATTAATGTCCTTTTAGATCTTTTGTTTGGTAAAAGCTCTGAGAACTATAATAGTCTTTATAGTGAAGGTTTAATCGACGAAACTTTTTCATTTGATTATACTTTGGAAAACGGATTTGGCTTTGCGATGGTTGGTGGAGATACAAGTGACCCGGATAAACTCGCAGAAACAATTAAGGCGATGTTCTTTAAGTCCCAAAAAGGCGGAACATTTTCAGAGGAAGCGCTAAACCGAGCAGTTAAGAAAAAAATTGGTTCCTTTTTAAGAGCAGTTAATTCGCCTGAGTATATTGCAAACCAATTTACGAGATATGCTTTTAATGAAATGGATTTATTCGCGGTTGTGCCTACCTTGGAAAAAATCACGCTAGAGGATGTTGAGAAAGAGGCGACAGAATTAATTGCCGAAGAGCGGTTTACAGTATGTCAAGTGGTTCCGAAGTCTAATTAA